A DNA window from Parus major isolate Abel chromosome 9, Parus_major1.1, whole genome shotgun sequence contains the following coding sequences:
- the D2HGDH gene encoding D-2-hydroxyglutarate dehydrogenase, mitochondrial isoform X1, giving the protein MASTVLWRRGPAWLRSWSREPPGVPRARGSAGCREVVPTCERYAVRRLPFARLEDGDVAFFERLMPGRVVTGEEEVKAFNVDWLKSVRGCSQLVLKPQTTAEVSRVLRYCHEKNLAVNPQGGNTGLVGGSVPVFDEIILSTALMNQIISFDKVSGILVCQAGCVLERLNEYLEEQGFVMPLDLGAKGSCHIGGNVATNAGGLRLLRYGSLRGTVLGLEVVLADGSALDCLTSLRKDNTGYDLKQLFIGSEGTLGVITAVSILCPQKPKAVNVAFLGCQSFAKVLETFTTCRAMLGEILSAYEFMDEKCMELVERHLKLSRPVTGSPFYVLIETSGSNSTHDEEKLNNFLEQAMVSGLVTDGTVATDDKKIKELWSLRERITEALTHEGYVYKYDISLPVGKLYDLVTDMRARLGHSAKSVVGYGHLGDGNLHLNITAESYSHSLLDAIEPFVYEWTAGCSGSISAEHGLGFKKKQFIQYSKPRQAVVLMQQFKAMLDPKGILNPYKTLPSAPKRSPC; this is encoded by the exons ATGGCTTCTACGGTGCTGTGGCGCCGCGGGCCCGcctggctgaggagctggagccgGGAGCCCCCCGGAGTGCCCCGGGCCCGGGGCTCCGCCGGCTGCCGGGAGGTGGTGCCGACCTGTGAGCGCTACGCGGTTCGGCGGCTGCCCTTCGCACGGCTGGAGGACGGCGATGTGGCCTTCTTCGAGCGCCTCATGCCCGGCAGGGTCGTCACCGGCGAGGAGGAGGTGAAGGCGTTTAATGTGGACTGGCTGAAGTCGGTGCGAG gctgcagccagctggtACTGAAGCCACAGACTACAGCAGAGGTGTCTCGAGTTCTCAG gtACTGCCATGAGAAGAACCTGGCAGTGAATCCTCAGGGGGGGAACACAGGCCTTGTTGGGGGCAGCGTTCCTGTCTTTGACGAGATCATTCTCTCCACTGCTCTTATGAACCAGATCATCAGCTTTGACAAGGTGTCTG GAATCCTTGTGTGCCAAGCAGGCTGTGTGTTGGAAAGGCTCAATGAGTACTTGGAGGAGCAGGGGTTTGTCATGCCACTCGACCTGGGAGCCAAAGGCAGCTGTCACATCGGGGGGAACGTGGCCACCAATGCTGGAGGCTTGCGGCTCCTGCGATACGGCTCTCTGCGAGGGACGGTGCTGGGCCTGGAAGTG GTGCTGGCTGATGGCTCAGCTCTGGACTGTCTGACCTCTCTACGCAAAGATAACACGGGCTATGACCTGAAGCAGCTCTTCATCGGATCTGAGGGGACCTTGGGAGTTATCACTGCTGTCTCCATTCTCTGTCCTCAGAAGCCTAAGGCTGTGAATGTGGCATTCCTAG GGTGTCAGAGTTTTGCAAAGGTTCTGGAAACATTCACAACCTGCAGAGCCATGCTGGGCGAGATCCTGTCTGCCTACGAGTTCATGGATGAGAAGTGCATGGAATTGGTTGAGAGACATCTCAAGCTGTCCCGCCCAGTGACGG GCAGccctttttatgttttaattgaAACTTCGGGCTCCAACTCAACTCACGATGAAGAAAAATTGAACAACTTCCTAGAACAGGCCATGGTTTCAGGTTTGGTCACAGATGGAACTGTGGCAACAGatgataagaaaataaag GAGCTGTGGAGCCTGCGGGAGAGAATCACCGAGGCCCTCACTCACGAGGGTTACGTGTACAAGTACGACATCTCTCTGCCCGTGGGAAAGCTCTATGACCTCGTGACTGATATGAGGGCTCGGCTGGGCCACAGTGCCAAAAGTGTGGTGGGCTATGGCCACTTGG GAGATGGGAACTTACACTTGAACATCACGGCAGAGTCCTACAGCCATTCCCTGCTGGATGCAATCGAGCCCTTTGTGTATGAGTGGACTGCAGGATGCAGTGGGAGCATCAGTGCAGAGCACGGGCTGGGCTTCAAGAAGAAGCAGTTCATTCAGTACAGCAAACCACGGCAGGCAGTGGTGCTCATGCAGCAGTTCAAAGCCATGCTGGACCCCAAAGGGATCCTCAACCCCTACAAGACCCTGCCCTCAGCTCCCAAGAGGAGCCCGTGCtga
- the D2HGDH gene encoding D-2-hydroxyglutarate dehydrogenase, mitochondrial isoform X2: MNQIISFDKVSGILVCQAGCVLERLNEYLEEQGFVMPLDLGAKGSCHIGGNVATNAGGLRLLRYGSLRGTVLGLEVVLADGSALDCLTSLRKDNTGYDLKQLFIGSEGTLGVITAVSILCPQKPKAVNVAFLGCQSFAKVLETFTTCRAMLGEILSAYEFMDEKCMELVERHLKLSRPVTGSPFYVLIETSGSNSTHDEEKLNNFLEQAMVSGLVTDGTVATDDKKIKELWSLRERITEALTHEGYVYKYDISLPVGKLYDLVTDMRARLGHSAKSVVGYGHLGDGNLHLNITAESYSHSLLDAIEPFVYEWTAGCSGSISAEHGLGFKKKQFIQYSKPRQAVVLMQQFKAMLDPKGILNPYKTLPSAPKRSPC, encoded by the exons ATGAACCAGATCATCAGCTTTGACAAGGTGTCTG GAATCCTTGTGTGCCAAGCAGGCTGTGTGTTGGAAAGGCTCAATGAGTACTTGGAGGAGCAGGGGTTTGTCATGCCACTCGACCTGGGAGCCAAAGGCAGCTGTCACATCGGGGGGAACGTGGCCACCAATGCTGGAGGCTTGCGGCTCCTGCGATACGGCTCTCTGCGAGGGACGGTGCTGGGCCTGGAAGTG GTGCTGGCTGATGGCTCAGCTCTGGACTGTCTGACCTCTCTACGCAAAGATAACACGGGCTATGACCTGAAGCAGCTCTTCATCGGATCTGAGGGGACCTTGGGAGTTATCACTGCTGTCTCCATTCTCTGTCCTCAGAAGCCTAAGGCTGTGAATGTGGCATTCCTAG GGTGTCAGAGTTTTGCAAAGGTTCTGGAAACATTCACAACCTGCAGAGCCATGCTGGGCGAGATCCTGTCTGCCTACGAGTTCATGGATGAGAAGTGCATGGAATTGGTTGAGAGACATCTCAAGCTGTCCCGCCCAGTGACGG GCAGccctttttatgttttaattgaAACTTCGGGCTCCAACTCAACTCACGATGAAGAAAAATTGAACAACTTCCTAGAACAGGCCATGGTTTCAGGTTTGGTCACAGATGGAACTGTGGCAACAGatgataagaaaataaag GAGCTGTGGAGCCTGCGGGAGAGAATCACCGAGGCCCTCACTCACGAGGGTTACGTGTACAAGTACGACATCTCTCTGCCCGTGGGAAAGCTCTATGACCTCGTGACTGATATGAGGGCTCGGCTGGGCCACAGTGCCAAAAGTGTGGTGGGCTATGGCCACTTGG GAGATGGGAACTTACACTTGAACATCACGGCAGAGTCCTACAGCCATTCCCTGCTGGATGCAATCGAGCCCTTTGTGTATGAGTGGACTGCAGGATGCAGTGGGAGCATCAGTGCAGAGCACGGGCTGGGCTTCAAGAAGAAGCAGTTCATTCAGTACAGCAAACCACGGCAGGCAGTGGTGCTCATGCAGCAGTTCAAAGCCATGCTGGACCCCAAAGGGATCCTCAACCCCTACAAGACCCTGCCCTCAGCTCCCAAGAGGAGCCCGTGCtga
- the D2HGDH gene encoding D-2-hydroxyglutarate dehydrogenase, mitochondrial isoform X3, with the protein MPLDLGAKGSCHIGGNVATNAGGLRLLRYGSLRGTVLGLEVVLADGSALDCLTSLRKDNTGYDLKQLFIGSEGTLGVITAVSILCPQKPKAVNVAFLGCQSFAKVLETFTTCRAMLGEILSAYEFMDEKCMELVERHLKLSRPVTGSPFYVLIETSGSNSTHDEEKLNNFLEQAMVSGLVTDGTVATDDKKIKELWSLRERITEALTHEGYVYKYDISLPVGKLYDLVTDMRARLGHSAKSVVGYGHLGDGNLHLNITAESYSHSLLDAIEPFVYEWTAGCSGSISAEHGLGFKKKQFIQYSKPRQAVVLMQQFKAMLDPKGILNPYKTLPSAPKRSPC; encoded by the exons ATGCCACTCGACCTGGGAGCCAAAGGCAGCTGTCACATCGGGGGGAACGTGGCCACCAATGCTGGAGGCTTGCGGCTCCTGCGATACGGCTCTCTGCGAGGGACGGTGCTGGGCCTGGAAGTG GTGCTGGCTGATGGCTCAGCTCTGGACTGTCTGACCTCTCTACGCAAAGATAACACGGGCTATGACCTGAAGCAGCTCTTCATCGGATCTGAGGGGACCTTGGGAGTTATCACTGCTGTCTCCATTCTCTGTCCTCAGAAGCCTAAGGCTGTGAATGTGGCATTCCTAG GGTGTCAGAGTTTTGCAAAGGTTCTGGAAACATTCACAACCTGCAGAGCCATGCTGGGCGAGATCCTGTCTGCCTACGAGTTCATGGATGAGAAGTGCATGGAATTGGTTGAGAGACATCTCAAGCTGTCCCGCCCAGTGACGG GCAGccctttttatgttttaattgaAACTTCGGGCTCCAACTCAACTCACGATGAAGAAAAATTGAACAACTTCCTAGAACAGGCCATGGTTTCAGGTTTGGTCACAGATGGAACTGTGGCAACAGatgataagaaaataaag GAGCTGTGGAGCCTGCGGGAGAGAATCACCGAGGCCCTCACTCACGAGGGTTACGTGTACAAGTACGACATCTCTCTGCCCGTGGGAAAGCTCTATGACCTCGTGACTGATATGAGGGCTCGGCTGGGCCACAGTGCCAAAAGTGTGGTGGGCTATGGCCACTTGG GAGATGGGAACTTACACTTGAACATCACGGCAGAGTCCTACAGCCATTCCCTGCTGGATGCAATCGAGCCCTTTGTGTATGAGTGGACTGCAGGATGCAGTGGGAGCATCAGTGCAGAGCACGGGCTGGGCTTCAAGAAGAAGCAGTTCATTCAGTACAGCAAACCACGGCAGGCAGTGGTGCTCATGCAGCAGTTCAAAGCCATGCTGGACCCCAAAGGGATCCTCAACCCCTACAAGACCCTGCCCTCAGCTCCCAAGAGGAGCCCGTGCtga